AACCCAGCAATATTATCCGCCGACACGCAGACTGGAAACTCGTATTGATAGATTTTGGTGCGGTCAAAGAAGTCACTGCACCGCAAATGGAAAATCAAGAACAGACCCCCTTCACTATAGGGATTGGGACTAAGGGTTATGCGCCCAACGAGCAATGTTTTGGACGCCCCCAATACAGTAGCGACATCTATGCAGTCGGTATGATTGGCATCAAAGCTTTGACTGGTATCGCGCCCCACGAATTTGATAGAGATGCTGAGGGAGAGTTGCAATGGCGAGATAAGGTAATGGTCAGCCAACCCTTGGCAGAGATTCTCAGTAAAATGGTTTTGGAAGACTACAAGCAGCGCTATCAATCTGCAACAGAAGCTCTAGAGGCGTTTGCTCAGTTGGTAGGTTATTCAGATAGAAACTCTATCAATCAAAACGACTTATCAATCAAAACTGCACCCTCAGACGATCCAGATGCTCCTACCACACCTTGGAATGGAACATCTTAACAAACTTCCGATCGCCAACTGATTGATACTATTCTCATCATGTATAAATGACTGTATCTAATTTTTTTGGCAACTTCAGCTATCTTTAGTTGTGAAAATCAGTGATAATTAGATCTATATCTATATATATTCAAATATCTTAACATTTGAGGAATAATAACCCTGCCTTCCTATCTCTGGTAGGGTTTATTTTTCACATTTTATTGCTAATAAAGAGCTAAATAGCAGTAATAAAAGCATTTAAATGTTGACATAATTGTTATTGCGATCGCAGCGACAAAGACTACTCATTATCAACACCATCTGTTAAACTTCGTAGCTCACAGAGCTATTAAGGGGTAGGGAGCCAACACGTGTATGTCAGATTTATGGAATATTTTTTTTACGTCCGGATCTTTTATCCCGCATGGGCACTGCTATCTATGGCAAACTAATTTAGTTGGACTACACATCTTATCTGACGCCATTATTGCACTAGCTTATTACTCAATTCCCACAACACTTTTCTACTTCGTTAGCAAACGCCAGGATCTACCCTTCCATTGGATATTTCTACTTTTTAGTGGTTTTATCGTAGCTTGTGGCACGACTCATCTAATGGAGATTTGGACGCTTTGGTATCCAACCTATTGGCTATCAGGATTTATTAAAGCTGCAACTGCAATTATATCTTTTTTTACAGCGGTACAACTTGTACCCTTAGTGCCGCAAGCCTTAGCGCTTCCTAGCCCTGCTCAATTAGAACAAGCAAACCAACAACTGCAAACACAAATAGCCGAAAGATTAAAGATAGAAGCAGAATTAAGAAAATACCAAAATCATTTAGAAGATTTGGTGGCAGCTCGGACAAATGAAATTACTAAAACCAACGAACAATTACAACAGGAAATTACTGAACGCCAGCGTATTTTAGAAGTTTTACGGCAAAGTGAAGAACGTTATCGTTATTTAGCTGAGGCAATTCCCCAACTTGTATGGACAGCAGATGCTAACGGTGAATGTGATTATTTTAATCAAAATTGGTGCAATTACACAGGGCTGACATTAGAGCAATCCTTGGGTTCGGGTTGGGTAGCAGCATTACATCCAGATGATATCCAAAGTACTTATGAGGCATGGTCAAATGCTGTCAACAGTGGCACCTTATATGAAATTGAATACCGCTTTCAACGGGCGACTGATGGTTCCTATCGCTGGCAGCTAGCACGAGGCTTACCTCTAAAAGATGAGCAAAATCATGTAGTAAAGTGGTTTGGCACTTGTACCGATATTCACGAACAAAAGGAGATACAGCAAGAACGTGCCCACTTACTAGAATTAGAACAAACAGCAAGAGCGAAAGCAGAAACAGCCAATCGAATGAAAGATGAATTTCTGGCCATACTCTCCCACGAACTACGCACCCCAATGAATGCGATTCTGGGCTGGTCAAAATTGTTGCAAAGTGGCAATTTACCATCAGAAAAGATATCTCAAGCCATAGGAACAATAGAGCGCAATGCTAAGTTACAGGTTCAACTAATTGAAGACTTGCTCGATATCTCCAGCATTTTACAAGGCAAATTAACACTAAATGTAGCAAATGTTCAGTTAGAATCTGTTATTTTATCTGCACTAGAAACAATGGCATTGGCTACACAAACTAAGTCAATTCAGGTGAATACAATATTTGAATCGAATGTAGGTACAGTCTTGGGTGATTCTACTCGCTTGCAGCAAGTGGTTTGGAATCTCCTTTCTAACGCTGTCAAATTTACTCCTCAAGGAGGAAAGGTAGAAGCGAAATTGAGCAAAGTTGATGGCTATGCTCAAATCATAGTTAGCGATACAGGTAAAGGGATTAGTGCTGAGTTTTTGCCTTATGCTTTTGATTACTTCCGCCAAGCAGATAGTAGCTCTACAAGAAAATTTGGCGGATTAGGTTTAGGACTGGCAATTGTCCGTAATATTGTCGAAATGCATGGTGGTACAGTTACAGCCGCCAGCCTTGGTGAAGACCAAGGCGCAACTTTCACTGTCAAGTTACCGCTGCAAAAAACCAAAACTCAAGATTTGTTCAATAGGCAAAATCACTCTTCTTTCTCAACACCTAGTTCTTATTCCCTTGCTGGCGTGCAAATTTTGGTTGTCGATGATGATACAGATTCGCTGGAATTTGTTGCTTTCGTATTAGAGCAAGATGGGGCGGATGTAATTGCAGCTTCTTCGGCATTAGAAGCATTACAAGTCATCGAACAGAAAAAGCCAGATGTGTTAGTCAGTGATATCAGTATGCCCGATATGGATGGCTATACCCTCATGCGTCAAGTCAGAGCTTGGAGTGCAGAACAAGGAGGAGAAATTCCAGCGATCGCTCTGACTGCCTTTGCGCGAAAATACGATCGGCAGCAAGCACTGCAAGCTGGGTTTCAGTTGCATTTAGCCAAACCTGTTAACCCAGAAGAATTAGTTGCAGCCGTTGTTCAACTAGCTAGGTAGTACGGAGAAATTTTCAATATTACTAATTTTCAGTTTCAGGTTTTGACAAGGTATCAACAAACTAGGCGATCGCTCGATAATTTTATTATGAAATAGCTTTATTATTAGTAATCAAACGTTTTATTTCTGATAATAATACAGTAGGTTCTACAGGTTTATTCACATAACTTTGAAAACCCGATGCCAGCGCCATACTCCGACTTTCATCAGAACTGAGAGCAGTTAAAGCTATAGCTGGTATCTCTCGTTGTTCAGAAGTGCTGCTGTCTCTGATTTTGCGAATAAACGAATAACCATCAACTTCTGGCATAGCGATGTCAGAAATTAAAATATCAAATTTTAACTCTTTAATCGTTTCTAAAGCATCTAATACTGATGTTGCTGTTTTGACCTGCAAGCCGTTATTTTCGAGGATAAACGTAGTTAGGATCAGGCTATCTTCGTTATCATCTACTAATAAAACTCGCAAGCCATCTAGAGATTGAATATTTTTTGTATCTTCTTGGGGATGTGGATCTTCAACGTTACTTGTCATGTTTAATATGTGCCTCCTTAGTTGCCTGCATCAATTACGGAGGAACT
The genomic region above belongs to Calothrix sp. NIES-2098 and contains:
- a CDS encoding multi-sensor hybrid histidine kinase, translated to MSDLWNIFFTSGSFIPHGHCYLWQTNLVGLHILSDAIIALAYYSIPTTLFYFVSKRQDLPFHWIFLLFSGFIVACGTTHLMEIWTLWYPTYWLSGFIKAATAIISFFTAVQLVPLVPQALALPSPAQLEQANQQLQTQIAERLKIEAELRKYQNHLEDLVAARTNEITKTNEQLQQEITERQRILEVLRQSEERYRYLAEAIPQLVWTADANGECDYFNQNWCNYTGLTLEQSLGSGWVAALHPDDIQSTYEAWSNAVNSGTLYEIEYRFQRATDGSYRWQLARGLPLKDEQNHVVKWFGTCTDIHEQKEIQQERAHLLELEQTARAKAETANRMKDEFLAILSHELRTPMNAILGWSKLLQSGNLPSEKISQAIGTIERNAKLQVQLIEDLLDISSILQGKLTLNVANVQLESVILSALETMALATQTKSIQVNTIFESNVGTVLGDSTRLQQVVWNLLSNAVKFTPQGGKVEAKLSKVDGYAQIIVSDTGKGISAEFLPYAFDYFRQADSSSTRKFGGLGLGLAIVRNIVEMHGGTVTAASLGEDQGATFTVKLPLQKTKTQDLFNRQNHSSFSTPSSYSLAGVQILVVDDDTDSLEFVAFVLEQDGADVIAASSALEALQVIEQKKPDVLVSDISMPDMDGYTLMRQVRAWSAEQGGEIPAIALTAFARKYDRQQALQAGFQLHLAKPVNPEELVAAVVQLAR
- a CDS encoding response regulator receiver domain protein, with amino-acid sequence MTSNVEDPHPQEDTKNIQSLDGLRVLLVDDNEDSLILTTFILENNGLQVKTATSVLDALETIKELKFDILISDIAMPEVDGYSFIRKIRDSSTSEQREIPAIALTALSSDESRSMALASGFQSYVNKPVEPTVLLSEIKRLITNNKAIS